A genomic region of Arachis stenosperma cultivar V10309 chromosome 9, arast.V10309.gnm1.PFL2, whole genome shotgun sequence contains the following coding sequences:
- the LOC130951953 gene encoding uncharacterized protein LOC130951953 isoform X4, producing MDKVVYIYVLLGLFAASIFSSCICGTSTKFETHGDCNLFGSIERDGRRRWEGITHQFTTNCPVSDDDEIDYTTKPEFYDPDLDDKDEKWVQKKRQQCGSDAVLSCPACFTTLCLQCQRHEKYVTRYRAVFAVNCKINDDNILMEDTPRSRKRNRGGAGRSDGQEATSANNETFKQVCCSVCSTEVGVIDEDEVYHFFNVLPSES from the exons atGGACAAGGTTGTTTATATTTATGTCCTTTTGGGGCTATTTGCAGCTTCAATTTTCAGTTCATGCATTTGTGGGACTTCCACGAAGTTTGAGACACATGGTGATTGCAATCTCTTTGGAAGTATTG AGAGAGATGGAAGAAGGCGATGGGAAGGAATCACCCACCAATTCACAACAAACTG TCCAgtttctgatgatgatgagataGACTACACAACCAAACCAGAGTTCTATGATCCAGATCTTGATGATAAGGATGAAAAATGGGTTCAAAAGAAAAGACAACAGTGTGGCTCTGATGCTGTGCTTAGCTGCCCTGCTTGCTTCACCACTCTATGCCTACAATGTCAAAG GCATGAAAAATATGTGACACGGTACAGAGCCGTATTCGCTGTAAACTGCAAGATTAATGATGATAATATTTTGATGGAAGATACTCCTagatcaagaaaaagaaacagaggAGGGGCCGGAAGATCGGATGGGCAGGAAGCAACTTCTGCCAACAATGAAACATTCAAACAGGTTTGCTGCTCAGTTTGCTCAACGGAGGTAGGCGTGATCGACGAAGATGAGGTTTATCATTTCTTCAACGTTCTCCCAAGTGAATCCTGA
- the LOC130951953 gene encoding uncharacterized protein LOC130951953 isoform X3: MDKVVYIYVLLGLFAASIFSSCICGTSTKFETHGDCNLFGSIAEKSVSNAIETIYIGILVLGIKFVNNLFSICYKESASYTMREMEEGDGKESPTNSQQTVSDDDEIDYTTKPEFYDPDLDDKDEKWVQKKRQQCGSDAVLSCPACFTTLCLQCQRHEKYVTRYRAVFAVNCKINDDNILMEDTPRSRKRNRGGAGRSDGQEATSANNETFKQVCCSVCSTEVGVIDEDEVYHFFNVLPSES; encoded by the exons atGGACAAGGTTGTTTATATTTATGTCCTTTTGGGGCTATTTGCAGCTTCAATTTTCAGTTCATGCATTTGTGGGACTTCCACGAAGTTTGAGACACATGGTGATTGCAATCTCTTTGGAAGTATTG CGGAGAAATCAGTGAGCAATGCAATAGAAACCATCTACATTGGCATACTCGTTCTAGGAATCAAGTTTGTTAACAACCTTTTCTCCATCTGTTACAAGGAATCTGCATCTTATACCATG AGAGAGATGGAAGAAGGCGATGGGAAGGAATCACCCACCAATTCACAACAAACTG tttctgatgatgatgagataGACTACACAACCAAACCAGAGTTCTATGATCCAGATCTTGATGATAAGGATGAAAAATGGGTTCAAAAGAAAAGACAACAGTGTGGCTCTGATGCTGTGCTTAGCTGCCCTGCTTGCTTCACCACTCTATGCCTACAATGTCAAAG GCATGAAAAATATGTGACACGGTACAGAGCCGTATTCGCTGTAAACTGCAAGATTAATGATGATAATATTTTGATGGAAGATACTCCTagatcaagaaaaagaaacagaggAGGGGCCGGAAGATCGGATGGGCAGGAAGCAACTTCTGCCAACAATGAAACATTCAAACAGGTTTGCTGCTCAGTTTGCTCAACGGAGGTAGGCGTGATCGACGAAGATGAGGTTTATCATTTCTTCAACGTTCTCCCAAGTGAATCCTGA
- the LOC130951953 gene encoding uncharacterized protein LOC130951953 isoform X2 has product MDKVVYIYVLLGLFAASIFSSCICGTSTKFETHGDCNLFGSIGLNFLLLGYVHKLVTQKAQLLAYWASIHHRLKKKNIFATSFAHFLSPVPQREMEEGDGKESPTNSQQTVSDDDEIDYTTKPEFYDPDLDDKDEKWVQKKRQQCGSDAVLSCPACFTTLCLQCQRHEKYVTRYRAVFAVNCKINDDNILMEDTPRSRKRNRGGAGRSDGQEATSANNETFKQVCCSVCSTEVGVIDEDEVYHFFNVLPSES; this is encoded by the exons atGGACAAGGTTGTTTATATTTATGTCCTTTTGGGGCTATTTGCAGCTTCAATTTTCAGTTCATGCATTTGTGGGACTTCCACGAAGTTTGAGACACATGGTGATTGCAATCTCTTTGGAAGTATTG gtctaaattttcttttattgggATATGTTCACAAATTAGTTACGCAAAAGGCCCAATTGTTAGCTTATTGGGCTTCAATACATCACcgactcaaaaaaaaaaacattttcgCTACAAGCTTCGCTCATTTTCTCTCACCTGTTCCTCAGAGAGAGATGGAAGAAGGCGATGGGAAGGAATCACCCACCAATTCACAACAAACTG tttctgatgatgatgagataGACTACACAACCAAACCAGAGTTCTATGATCCAGATCTTGATGATAAGGATGAAAAATGGGTTCAAAAGAAAAGACAACAGTGTGGCTCTGATGCTGTGCTTAGCTGCCCTGCTTGCTTCACCACTCTATGCCTACAATGTCAAAG GCATGAAAAATATGTGACACGGTACAGAGCCGTATTCGCTGTAAACTGCAAGATTAATGATGATAATATTTTGATGGAAGATACTCCTagatcaagaaaaagaaacagaggAGGGGCCGGAAGATCGGATGGGCAGGAAGCAACTTCTGCCAACAATGAAACATTCAAACAGGTTTGCTGCTCAGTTTGCTCAACGGAGGTAGGCGTGATCGACGAAGATGAGGTTTATCATTTCTTCAACGTTCTCCCAAGTGAATCCTGA
- the LOC130951953 gene encoding uncharacterized protein LOC130951953 isoform X1, which yields MDKVVYIYVLLGLFAASIFSSCICGTSTKFETHGDCNLFGSIAEKSVSNAIETIYIGILVLGIKSKFSFIGICSQISYAKGPIVSLLGFNTSPTQKKKHFRYKLRSFSLTCSSERDGRRRWEGITHQFTTNCPVSDDDEIDYTTKPEFYDPDLDDKDEKWVQKKRQQCGSDAVLSCPACFTTLCLQCQRHEKYVTRYRAVFAVNCKINDDNILMEDTPRSRKRNRGGAGRSDGQEATSANNETFKQVCCSVCSTEVGVIDEDEVYHFFNVLPSES from the exons atGGACAAGGTTGTTTATATTTATGTCCTTTTGGGGCTATTTGCAGCTTCAATTTTCAGTTCATGCATTTGTGGGACTTCCACGAAGTTTGAGACACATGGTGATTGCAATCTCTTTGGAAGTATTG CGGAGAAATCAGTGAGCAATGCAATAGAAACCATCTACATTGGCATACTCGTTCTAGGAATCAA gtctaaattttcttttattgggATATGTTCACAAATTAGTTACGCAAAAGGCCCAATTGTTAGCTTATTGGGCTTCAATACATCACcgactcaaaaaaaaaaacattttcgCTACAAGCTTCGCTCATTTTCTCTCACCTGTTCCTCAGAGAGAGATGGAAGAAGGCGATGGGAAGGAATCACCCACCAATTCACAACAAACTG TCCAgtttctgatgatgatgagataGACTACACAACCAAACCAGAGTTCTATGATCCAGATCTTGATGATAAGGATGAAAAATGGGTTCAAAAGAAAAGACAACAGTGTGGCTCTGATGCTGTGCTTAGCTGCCCTGCTTGCTTCACCACTCTATGCCTACAATGTCAAAG GCATGAAAAATATGTGACACGGTACAGAGCCGTATTCGCTGTAAACTGCAAGATTAATGATGATAATATTTTGATGGAAGATACTCCTagatcaagaaaaagaaacagaggAGGGGCCGGAAGATCGGATGGGCAGGAAGCAACTTCTGCCAACAATGAAACATTCAAACAGGTTTGCTGCTCAGTTTGCTCAACGGAGGTAGGCGTGATCGACGAAGATGAGGTTTATCATTTCTTCAACGTTCTCCCAAGTGAATCCTGA
- the LOC130951953 gene encoding uncharacterized protein LOC130951953 isoform X5 — MSFWGYLQLQFSVHAFVGLPRSLRHMVIAISLEVLREMEEGDGKESPTNSQQTVSDDDEIDYTTKPEFYDPDLDDKDEKWVQKKRQQCGSDAVLSCPACFTTLCLQCQRHEKYVTRYRAVFAVNCKINDDNILMEDTPRSRKRNRGGAGRSDGQEATSANNETFKQVCCSVCSTEVGVIDEDEVYHFFNVLPSES, encoded by the exons ATGTCCTTTTGGGGCTATTTGCAGCTTCAATTTTCAGTTCATGCATTTGTGGGACTTCCACGAAGTTTGAGACACATGGTGATTGCAATCTCTTTGGAAGTATTG AGAGAGATGGAAGAAGGCGATGGGAAGGAATCACCCACCAATTCACAACAAACTG tttctgatgatgatgagataGACTACACAACCAAACCAGAGTTCTATGATCCAGATCTTGATGATAAGGATGAAAAATGGGTTCAAAAGAAAAGACAACAGTGTGGCTCTGATGCTGTGCTTAGCTGCCCTGCTTGCTTCACCACTCTATGCCTACAATGTCAAAG GCATGAAAAATATGTGACACGGTACAGAGCCGTATTCGCTGTAAACTGCAAGATTAATGATGATAATATTTTGATGGAAGATACTCCTagatcaagaaaaagaaacagaggAGGGGCCGGAAGATCGGATGGGCAGGAAGCAACTTCTGCCAACAATGAAACATTCAAACAGGTTTGCTGCTCAGTTTGCTCAACGGAGGTAGGCGTGATCGACGAAGATGAGGTTTATCATTTCTTCAACGTTCTCCCAAGTGAATCCTGA
- the LOC130951953 gene encoding uncharacterized protein LOC130951953 isoform X6 gives MEEGDGKESPTNSQQTVSDDDEIDYTTKPEFYDPDLDDKDEKWVQKKRQQCGSDAVLSCPACFTTLCLQCQRHEKYVTRYRAVFAVNCKINDDNILMEDTPRSRKRNRGGAGRSDGQEATSANNETFKQVCCSVCSTEVGVIDEDEVYHFFNVLPSES, from the exons ATGGAAGAAGGCGATGGGAAGGAATCACCCACCAATTCACAACAAACTG tttctgatgatgatgagataGACTACACAACCAAACCAGAGTTCTATGATCCAGATCTTGATGATAAGGATGAAAAATGGGTTCAAAAGAAAAGACAACAGTGTGGCTCTGATGCTGTGCTTAGCTGCCCTGCTTGCTTCACCACTCTATGCCTACAATGTCAAAG GCATGAAAAATATGTGACACGGTACAGAGCCGTATTCGCTGTAAACTGCAAGATTAATGATGATAATATTTTGATGGAAGATACTCCTagatcaagaaaaagaaacagaggAGGGGCCGGAAGATCGGATGGGCAGGAAGCAACTTCTGCCAACAATGAAACATTCAAACAGGTTTGCTGCTCAGTTTGCTCAACGGAGGTAGGCGTGATCGACGAAGATGAGGTTTATCATTTCTTCAACGTTCTCCCAAGTGAATCCTGA